One Anaerobacillus alkaliphilus DNA window includes the following coding sequences:
- a CDS encoding PP2C family protein-serine/threonine phosphatase yields the protein MKADPNKRSLWLETIFEHTSVGILITDPTKEDNPILYSNPAFREISGYSHEEVVGKNCRFLQGKDTNAETVTEIRNAILSGKTFKGEILNYRKSGDPFWNELIVNPVYGQYGKLEYFVGIQNDITRRKTLEIEFQSDLQLARKIQELSLSTPILNEDIKISGMLLPSKQIGGDSYSWFELGPNEYGVLLLDVMGNGIPASLISMSIHSFLHYLLRTNLKEPKTVLEKINTHLFELFTTNNQVSFTTAIYLHLDLNQHTLTYANAGHVSGIKTTGKTSTKLHSLSLPLGLTSDYNCRQETLLLSGNERILLFSDGLVESADKNIKERIDRLQLLIQNNLSLSQEGIMKVMLRELVREKKNADDISMVVIDISLEKKRIKPS from the coding sequence TTGAAAGCAGATCCAAACAAGAGGTCGCTATGGTTAGAAACTATCTTCGAGCATACATCAGTTGGCATATTAATCACTGATCCAACGAAAGAAGATAACCCAATTTTATATTCTAATCCTGCGTTTAGAGAAATTTCTGGGTATTCACATGAAGAAGTGGTCGGTAAGAATTGTAGGTTTCTGCAAGGGAAAGATACAAATGCAGAAACTGTTACTGAGATTAGAAACGCCATTTTATCAGGTAAGACATTTAAAGGAGAAATACTAAACTACCGCAAAAGTGGCGATCCGTTTTGGAACGAACTTATTGTTAATCCTGTTTATGGTCAATACGGAAAACTAGAGTATTTTGTAGGAATACAGAATGATATTACTAGAAGAAAGACATTAGAAATAGAGTTTCAATCTGATCTTCAGTTAGCTAGGAAAATTCAGGAACTTAGCTTAAGTACTCCGATACTTAATGAAGATATAAAAATAAGTGGGATGCTACTTCCTAGTAAACAAATAGGGGGCGATTCTTATTCTTGGTTTGAGTTAGGTCCAAATGAATATGGTGTACTGCTATTGGATGTGATGGGTAACGGCATACCTGCGTCCCTTATTTCTATGTCAATTCATTCCTTCTTACACTACCTCCTAAGAACAAACCTTAAAGAACCTAAAACTGTACTGGAGAAAATTAATACTCATTTATTTGAGTTATTTACGACTAACAATCAAGTCAGCTTTACAACAGCCATTTATTTGCACTTGGATTTAAACCAACACACGTTAACCTATGCAAACGCAGGACATGTGTCTGGTATAAAAACAACAGGTAAAACCTCAACAAAATTACACTCATTGTCTTTACCATTGGGTTTAACCTCTGATTATAACTGTCGGCAAGAAACACTACTGCTTTCAGGTAATGAGAGAATTTTGTTATTTTCAGATGGATTAGTCGAGTCTGCCGATAAAAACATTAAGGAGCGGATTGATCGATTGCAATTGCTAATTCAAAATAATTTATCTCTTTCACAGGAGGGGATTATGAAAGTCATGTTAAGGGAACTCGTCAGGGAAAAGAAGAATGCCGATGACATTAGTATGGTAGTGATAGATATTTCACTAGAAAAAAAGCGAATCAAACCGTCCTAG
- a CDS encoding Ger(x)C family spore germination protein: MRKLLLLFYITSLILSGCAQKRIVEDMGFIHSIGFELNEAEDAEEEGILTITITFPQVRPSAAKDHVVLSTIAHTSKEGRTKLARQTERVLVSGQLRSVMFGDTLAKMGFFDTIDTFKRDHAVGLNLKVIVVNGSPKEMLMTEFPEHPRIGRYIFELLEKEAQTHVTVDTSLHEFIRDYYDDGIDPIVPLMKAGKEEVILDGIGLFNGDKLAMQVDPKKARVFLMLHENHLGGTLTKQMRLKNETKEDDYLYITFNTLESTRKVNVQSPSEIQVNIDVKGSIDEFTGYVKLSDDEAQKDIEKKLAAYIKETSEEIIEEMQQNQTDSLGFGQFVRNSLSYKNWKEMKWKEEIYPDAKIDVNVNVKLKGFGDVK, translated from the coding sequence TTGCGTAAGTTATTGCTACTTTTTTATATCACATCACTCATTTTGTCAGGATGTGCCCAGAAACGGATTGTCGAGGATATGGGCTTTATTCATAGTATCGGTTTTGAGCTAAATGAAGCTGAAGATGCTGAGGAAGAGGGAATTTTAACTATTACAATCACTTTCCCACAGGTTAGACCATCAGCAGCGAAAGATCATGTCGTTTTGTCAACCATAGCCCATACAAGTAAGGAAGGCCGTACAAAGTTGGCGAGACAGACAGAGCGTGTCTTAGTAAGTGGGCAATTACGTAGTGTAATGTTTGGTGATACTCTAGCGAAAATGGGTTTTTTTGATACGATTGATACATTTAAGCGAGATCACGCAGTAGGATTAAATTTAAAAGTGATTGTTGTCAACGGAAGCCCAAAAGAGATGTTAATGACTGAATTTCCTGAGCATCCACGAATTGGTCGCTATATTTTTGAACTACTTGAGAAAGAAGCTCAAACACATGTAACCGTTGATACGAGCCTTCATGAATTTATCCGTGATTATTATGATGATGGGATTGATCCTATTGTACCTTTAATGAAAGCAGGGAAAGAGGAAGTGATTCTTGACGGAATTGGACTCTTTAATGGCGACAAGTTAGCTATGCAAGTTGACCCGAAAAAAGCTCGAGTATTTCTTATGTTACATGAAAATCATCTAGGAGGTACTCTCACAAAACAAATGCGCTTAAAAAATGAGACAAAAGAGGATGATTATTTATATATCACCTTTAACACGTTAGAATCAACTAGAAAAGTGAACGTGCAATCTCCGAGTGAAATACAAGTGAATATTGATGTGAAGGGATCTATCGATGAATTCACTGGTTATGTTAAGTTGTCTGATGACGAAGCACAAAAAGATATTGAAAAAAAATTAGCAGCCTACATTAAAGAGACATCTGAAGAGATTATTGAAGAAATGCAACAGAACCAGACGGATAGCCTTGGTTTTGGGCAGTTTGTACGAAATAGTTTGAGTTATAAAAATTGGAAAGAAATGAAGTGGAAAGAAGAAATTTATCCAGACGCAAAAATTGATGTAAACGTAAACGTAAAATTAAAAGGCTTTGGTGATGTAAAATAG
- a CDS encoding GerAB/ArcD/ProY family transporter has protein sequence MNEKIHFTQIAVIVYLIQSGIILFALPRLVAEAFGTNGWLGIFGLSGIVLVNIYLIHLVYKKGNGRSIFLILEQNLPKFLLYPLYLYLIVTLGLLGILVAKNYSLLIQLTMFVDVNPNLLLFYFVIVSIFFVSKGIYNMGKIAIVFFFFTIWTIFLLLIVAPEFSFTRLTPFLFQNPLDPMKSGLESYTAFLGFEIVLFLFPYVQKDGNFGKAIVIGHLFTTFIYAAVCFIAMGFFSLEQLRNILYPTQVILKHMETPLIERIENLVFGVFLLKIMVTVVFYHWAALEVTKQIFPKTKELKLIIGLFMGTFLVALIPTIQREVNELFSMVVTPYVFFAFFFPILLLFLLWVEGKRARREKDIA, from the coding sequence ATGAATGAAAAAATCCATTTTACACAGATAGCCGTAATAGTTTATTTGATCCAATCAGGGATCATTCTCTTTGCTTTACCCCGGCTTGTAGCTGAAGCCTTTGGCACAAATGGTTGGCTAGGGATATTTGGATTATCAGGGATTGTCTTAGTGAACATATATTTGATTCATCTTGTCTACAAAAAAGGAAATGGAAGATCGATTTTTCTAATCCTAGAACAGAACTTACCAAAATTTTTGTTGTATCCATTGTATCTGTATTTAATTGTTACTTTGGGTTTATTAGGGATTTTAGTCGCGAAAAACTATTCGTTGTTAATTCAGTTAACAATGTTTGTTGATGTAAACCCAAATCTTTTACTATTCTACTTTGTGATTGTTTCAATCTTTTTTGTTTCAAAAGGAATTTATAATATGGGGAAAATTGCAATTGTTTTCTTTTTCTTTACGATATGGACAATATTTTTATTACTTATTGTCGCTCCGGAGTTCAGCTTTACTCGTTTAACACCGTTTTTGTTTCAAAATCCCTTAGATCCGATGAAAAGTGGTCTTGAGTCATACACGGCCTTTCTTGGCTTTGAGATAGTCTTGTTTCTGTTCCCATATGTCCAAAAAGATGGAAACTTCGGGAAAGCAATCGTGATTGGACATTTGTTCACTACATTTATTTATGCAGCTGTTTGTTTTATCGCGATGGGCTTTTTTAGTTTAGAGCAGTTGCGCAATATCCTTTATCCAACCCAGGTAATTCTTAAGCATATGGAGACGCCTTTAATAGAACGAATTGAGAACTTAGTATTTGGGGTGTTTCTATTAAAAATCATGGTGACGGTTGTTTTTTATCATTGGGCAGCATTAGAGGTTACAAAGCAAATTTTTCCTAAAACAAAAGAATTAAAGCTAATTATAGGTCTATTTATGGGTACTTTTTTGGTTGCGCTGATCCCAACGATTCAACGGGAAGTTAATGAGTTGTTTTCGATGGTTGTTACGCCGTACGTTTTCTTTGCTTTTTTCTTTCCGATACTCCTATTGTTCCTATTATGGGTAGAAGGAAAACGAGCTAGGAGGGAAAAAGACATTGCGTAA
- a CDS encoding spore germination protein encodes MNEKNWQKKNKLASLNESSENEAKQPASSDEDEKPSLEVIKEFFNDCGDFLEKTYCEESVKVVYLSTIIDGTRLEKDILDPISSLKKEDVSSWLKEKDISEATKLKDLKDEILAGSAAIFYKDKAYFYNVFGPEQRGVEKSDTESIIIGAHDAFVEDINKNLSLIRKRLRSSNLKVIKLRAGEITKTNIYVIYIDDLANMELVELLKSNIESIETDAIYDSSMVTQLIDEAPDSLFPQYYTTEVPEVVVSKLVEGKIVVLTDGSPIAFSAPTNFFEFLQSPDDYNQRYWIGTSLRILRSIAIFITVFFTALYVAVITFHYEVLPEDLLITLAESRARVPFPPLVEALIMEITIELLREAGARLPTKVGSTIGIVGGIVIGTAAVEAGFTSNVLIIAVASSAIASFVLPSYNMSNAIRIVRFFIIILAGYLGIFGMMIGLAWFTIHVASLTSLRTPYLIPLAPFYWKEWKDIFVRSPFYLLKERGAQAKTANKTRTKMKQ; translated from the coding sequence ATGAATGAAAAAAATTGGCAAAAGAAAAATAAATTAGCTTCACTTAATGAATCCTCAGAAAACGAAGCTAAACAACCAGCTTCCTCTGATGAAGATGAAAAGCCTTCGTTGGAAGTAATTAAAGAATTTTTTAATGATTGCGGAGATTTTTTAGAGAAAACGTATTGTGAAGAATCCGTTAAAGTGGTTTATTTAAGTACAATCATAGACGGAACCAGACTAGAAAAGGATATTTTAGACCCTATATCTTCATTAAAAAAAGAAGACGTTTCATCTTGGCTTAAGGAAAAAGATATATCGGAAGCCACAAAACTTAAAGATCTAAAAGATGAAATATTGGCTGGAAGTGCCGCGATTTTCTATAAGGATAAAGCCTATTTTTACAATGTCTTCGGGCCAGAACAACGAGGCGTTGAAAAAAGTGACACCGAGTCAATCATTATTGGTGCACATGATGCGTTTGTTGAAGACATAAACAAAAATTTATCCTTAATTAGGAAACGTCTAAGAAGTTCCAATCTCAAAGTAATTAAGCTTCGAGCAGGAGAAATCACCAAGACGAATATTTATGTCATATATATCGATGACCTGGCCAACATGGAGTTAGTGGAGTTGCTAAAAAGTAACATAGAGAGCATCGAAACTGATGCTATTTATGATTCAAGTATGGTAACACAATTAATTGATGAGGCGCCTGATTCATTGTTTCCACAGTATTATACAACAGAAGTTCCTGAGGTTGTCGTATCAAAGCTTGTAGAAGGAAAAATCGTGGTTTTAACGGATGGAAGTCCAATTGCGTTTAGTGCACCTACGAATTTCTTTGAATTTCTACAATCACCGGACGATTATAATCAGCGATATTGGATTGGGACGAGTTTACGGATCCTTAGATCAATAGCAATATTTATTACAGTGTTTTTCACAGCTCTCTATGTGGCAGTAATCACGTTTCATTATGAGGTGTTACCAGAAGATTTACTGATCACTTTAGCCGAGTCAAGAGCGAGGGTTCCGTTTCCGCCATTAGTAGAAGCACTCATCATGGAAATAACAATCGAGTTACTCCGAGAAGCTGGAGCTAGATTACCGACAAAGGTTGGTTCAACCATTGGTATTGTAGGTGGTATTGTTATCGGTACGGCGGCAGTTGAAGCAGGATTTACAAGTAATGTCTTAATTATCGCAGTAGCAAGTTCGGCAATAGCCTCATTTGTTTTACCTAGCTACAACATGAGTAATGCTATTAGGATTGTTAGATTTTTTATCATAATACTTGCAGGATACTTGGGTATTTTTGGAATGATGATTGGTTTAGCATGGTTTACGATTCACGTAGCTAGCTTAACAAGCTTACGAACACCGTATCTAATTCCATTAGCACCTTTTTATTGGAAGGAGTGGAAAGATATTTTTGTACGGTCGCCTTTTTACCTTTTGAAGGAACGAGGGGCTCAAGCGAAAACAGCAAACAAAACCCGAACGAAAATGAAGCAATAA
- a CDS encoding DUF2935 domain-containing protein, translating into MTDTANLIRPWEEHAFWLEILEDHAYFVRDHLSPSEQQYVDTANQYIQAFQQLRVKLSQLDPNLSFSSNALIEFSKEAWPIVTGYFQFEGHLQSLRVQNKVNLNLSPTYLNGTLGENQEYIRILTYYVTGQNFPPLPLVDLLDLWLEDQLGHAVLFRNVLDPIELTLSSQTEMYVTRFQGYIVQNKQMRSILRFSPPNTPRQQRLSRQIGQTTIDMYNFVKEVIGLYLGSEMFTRTTLRFLEHHLPETCYFIKKLSYYAPELSNQAAQCPLTKPSYT; encoded by the coding sequence GTGACAGATACAGCAAACTTAATTCGTCCATGGGAAGAACATGCGTTTTGGTTAGAGATATTAGAAGATCATGCTTACTTCGTCAGAGACCACTTGTCACCTAGTGAACAGCAATACGTAGACACTGCAAATCAATATATACAAGCGTTTCAGCAATTACGAGTCAAGTTGAGCCAATTGGATCCTAACTTATCATTTAGTTCAAATGCATTAATTGAATTTTCTAAAGAGGCTTGGCCAATTGTAACAGGTTATTTCCAATTTGAAGGACATTTACAAAGCTTACGCGTACAAAATAAAGTAAATTTAAACCTTTCCCCGACATATTTAAATGGCACATTAGGAGAAAACCAAGAATACATCCGGATATTAACCTATTATGTTACTGGTCAGAACTTTCCTCCACTACCACTAGTGGATCTTCTTGACTTATGGTTAGAAGATCAATTAGGTCACGCTGTTCTGTTCCGAAATGTACTTGATCCTATTGAACTAACATTATCTAGTCAGACAGAGATGTATGTTACTAGATTTCAAGGTTATATCGTCCAAAATAAACAAATGCGTTCCATCTTGCGTTTTTCCCCACCTAATACACCTAGGCAACAACGTCTCTCAAGACAAATTGGTCAAACAACAATAGACATGTATAATTTTGTCAAAGAAGTCATTGGACTCTACCTAGGTTCAGAAATGTTTACAAGAACAACTCTTCGTTTTCTTGAACATCATCTTCCAGAAACGTGTTATTTTATTAAGAAATTAAGTTATTATGCGCCTGAATTAAGTAATCAGGCTGCTCAATGCCCACTAACAAAGCCATCTTACACCTAA
- a CDS encoding YitT family protein: MGKKFILVLFGLFLTALGIKLLTINMLTFGGTAGIATILTYIIPLSWGALFFIVNLPFFLISFQQLGRWFTLSSFMSIIGISIMRDSLDLLVPSIQMDPIVAAIIAGIFIGIGVSFVLNNGSSLGGIHILALYLDKRFGINRGLCILIGDSLIIIAAAFLVGWHSAIVSIISIVIASYIIGRYKSIETTRVVTEDTSVLQDAANS, from the coding sequence ATGGGGAAAAAGTTTATTTTGGTACTTTTTGGTTTATTTTTGACTGCTCTAGGGATTAAGTTATTAACTATAAATATGTTAACTTTTGGAGGAACAGCCGGAATAGCGACAATCCTAACATACATAATTCCATTATCGTGGGGTGCTTTGTTCTTTATCGTAAATCTACCTTTTTTCCTGATCTCATTCCAACAGTTAGGGCGTTGGTTCACATTATCTAGTTTTATGTCGATTATCGGAATATCCATTATGAGGGACTCTCTTGATTTACTTGTACCCTCAATTCAAATGGATCCTATTGTAGCTGCCATTATTGCTGGCATATTCATTGGAATCGGTGTTTCCTTTGTACTTAATAATGGATCCTCACTAGGTGGTATACATATTCTAGCTTTATACCTAGATAAGAGATTTGGAATTAACCGCGGTCTATGTATTTTGATTGGCGATTCGCTTATCATTATAGCTGCAGCATTTCTAGTAGGTTGGCATAGTGCGATTGTATCTATTATTAGTATTGTGATTGCTTCTTATATCATTGGTCGCTATAAATCGATAGAGACCACAAGGGTTGTTACTGAAGACACCAGCGTTTTACAAGATGCTGCAAATTCCTAA